Proteins co-encoded in one Nicotiana sylvestris chromosome 7, ASM39365v2, whole genome shotgun sequence genomic window:
- the LOC138873075 gene encoding uncharacterized protein, with protein MAELLPEVLWAYRATPKSSTGETPYSLVYGTDVVIPVEVGEPSLRYSNESGTGNDKSRLQDLDEVEERRDMAHIRMVAQKQQVERYYNKRAKVRLLKVGDYVLKAKTQASKDPNEGKLRTNWDGPYKIVAAASK; from the coding sequence ATGGCTGAACTACTACCtgaagtattatgggcataccgcgCTACGCCAAAATCCAGCACAGGAGAAACGCCATACTCACTGGTCTATGGGACCGACGTAGTTATACCCGTCGAGGTCGGGGAGCCCAGCTTGAGATACTCCAACGAGAGCGGAACAGGCAACGACAaaagtaggctacaagatctggatgaagtagaagaacgaagagacatggcccacataagaatggtagcccagaagcagcaagtagaaagatactacaacaagagAGCCAAGGTGCGACTACTCAAAGTTGGCGACTACgtcctcaaggccaaaacacaagcatcaaaagaccctaatgagggaaaattgaGGACGAACTGGGACGGACCATATAAAATCGTAGCAGCAGCAAGCAAATAA